One Antarctobacter heliothermus DNA segment encodes these proteins:
- the uvrC gene encoding excinuclease ABC subunit UvrC, producing MADGHDIIQGYLKTLDSSPGVYRMLDDQSRVLYVGKARNLKARVSSYARPTGHSRRIERMISDTASMMFLTTRTETEALLLEQNLIKQLKPKFNVLLRDDKSFPNIVVTDHEYPMIKKHRGAKKEKGDYYGPFASAGAVNRVLNQLQKAFLLRNCSDSMFETRTRPCLQHQIKRCSAPCVGKISPEEYGASVMDAQRFLSGRSTQIQAQLKTQMQDASEAMEFERAAALRDRIRALTQVQTAQGINPQTTAEADVIALHMEGGQACVQVFFIRANQNWGNQDFYPRVGEDVSHAEAMEAFLGQFYDQKEPARLLLLSHGIEDADLMCEALSYKAGRKVEITVPQRGEKAELIDGALRNAKESLGRKMSESAAQTKLLKGLAEAFDLDAPPARVEVYDNSHIQGTNAVGGMIVAGPEGFMKNQYRKFNIKGEDLVPGDDFGMMKEVLHRRLTRLQKDDPDRDKGLWPDLMLIDGGAGQVSAVAEIMAEHGVDDLPFVGVAKGIDRDAGKEEFHRVGQRPFALRRNDPVLYFVQRLRDEAHRFAIGTHRAKRAKSQMANPLDEVPGVGAARRRALMAHFGSAKAVSRANLADLKAVDGVSAALAERVYAFFHEKG from the coding sequence GTGGCGGACGGGCACGACATCATTCAGGGCTATCTGAAAACGCTGGACAGTTCGCCCGGTGTCTACCGGATGCTGGATGACCAGAGCCGGGTGCTGTACGTCGGCAAGGCGCGCAATCTGAAGGCGCGGGTGTCGAGCTATGCCCGGCCCACGGGGCATTCGCGCCGGATCGAGCGGATGATCTCTGATACCGCGTCGATGATGTTCCTGACCACGCGCACAGAGACCGAGGCGCTGCTGCTGGAACAGAACCTGATCAAGCAGCTGAAGCCCAAGTTCAACGTGCTGCTGCGTGACGATAAGTCGTTCCCTAACATCGTTGTGACCGACCACGAGTACCCGATGATCAAGAAGCATCGCGGCGCGAAGAAGGAAAAGGGCGACTACTATGGCCCCTTCGCCAGCGCGGGTGCGGTGAACCGGGTGTTGAACCAGTTGCAGAAGGCGTTTTTGCTGCGCAACTGTTCGGACTCGATGTTCGAGACGCGCACGCGGCCCTGCCTGCAACATCAGATCAAACGCTGCAGCGCGCCCTGCGTGGGCAAGATCAGCCCGGAAGAGTATGGCGCCAGCGTTATGGACGCGCAGCGGTTCCTGTCGGGGCGGTCGACGCAGATTCAGGCGCAGTTGAAGACGCAGATGCAAGACGCCTCTGAGGCGATGGAGTTTGAGCGCGCGGCGGCGCTGCGCGACCGCATCCGCGCGCTGACGCAGGTGCAGACCGCGCAGGGCATCAACCCGCAGACCACCGCCGAGGCGGATGTGATCGCGCTGCACATGGAAGGCGGACAGGCCTGTGTGCAGGTGTTTTTCATCCGTGCGAACCAGAACTGGGGCAATCAGGATTTCTATCCGCGCGTGGGCGAGGACGTGAGCCACGCAGAGGCCATGGAGGCGTTTCTGGGTCAGTTCTATGATCAGAAGGAACCGGCCCGCCTGCTGCTGCTGAGCCACGGGATCGAGGATGCCGACCTGATGTGCGAGGCCCTGTCCTACAAGGCGGGCCGCAAGGTCGAGATCACCGTGCCGCAGCGGGGCGAGAAGGCTGAACTGATCGACGGGGCGCTGCGCAATGCCAAGGAGAGCCTTGGTCGCAAGATGTCGGAAAGCGCGGCGCAGACCAAGCTGTTGAAAGGGCTGGCAGAGGCGTTTGATCTGGATGCGCCGCCTGCGCGGGTCGAGGTGTATGACAACAGCCACATTCAGGGCACCAATGCGGTTGGCGGGATGATTGTCGCCGGGCCAGAGGGGTTCATGAAGAACCAGTACCGCAAGTTCAACATCAAGGGTGAGGATCTGGTGCCGGGCGATGACTTTGGCATGATGAAGGAGGTCTTGCACCGCCGCCTGACGCGGCTGCAAAAGGACGACCCCGACAGGGACAAGGGGCTTTGGCCGGACCTGATGCTGATCGACGGGGGCGCGGGGCAGGTATCGGCTGTGGCCGAGATTATGGCAGAACATGGCGTGGACGACCTGCCGTTTGTCGGCGTCGCCAAGGGCATCGACCGGGACGCGGGCAAAGAAGAGTTCCACCGCGTCGGACAGCGGCCCTTTGCGCTGCGACGCAATGATCCGGTGCTGTATTTCGTGCAACGCCTGCGCGACGAGGCGCACAGATTTGCGATCGGGACGCACCGGGCCAAGCGCGCCAAGTCGCAGATGGCCAATCCCTTGGACGAGGTGCCCGGCGTGGGCGCGGCCCGCAGGCGCGCGCTGATGGCGCATTTCGGGTCTGCCAAGGCGGTGAGCCGCGCCAACCTTGCCGATCTGAAAGCAGTGGATGGCGTCAGCGCCGCACTGGCGGAGCGGGTCTACGCGTTTTTCCACGAGAAAGGCTGA
- a CDS encoding acyl-CoA thioesterase, protein MSRTPPGTRTDYRALRALPTRWMDNDEYGHMNNATYLSLFDTAISLWQMDNGITLRGPQAMRLLVVETGCTYHAEAGFPDLIHAGLRLGHLGTSSMRTEVGLFRNDDTTACTEGFFTQVLTDTDGRPTALPPALREILQTLLP, encoded by the coding sequence ATGAGCCGAACGCCCCCCGGCACCCGCACCGACTACCGCGCCCTCCGCGCCCTGCCGACACGCTGGATGGACAACGACGAATACGGCCACATGAACAACGCCACCTACCTGTCGCTGTTCGACACCGCGATCAGCCTGTGGCAGATGGACAACGGCATCACACTTCGCGGACCGCAGGCCATGCGCCTGCTCGTGGTGGAAACCGGCTGCACCTACCACGCAGAGGCCGGATTTCCCGACCTGATCCACGCAGGCCTGCGCCTCGGTCACCTCGGCACCTCCTCGATGCGTACAGAGGTTGGCCTGTTCCGCAACGACGACACAACCGCCTGCACCGAGGGTTTCTTCACCCAGGTTCTGACCGACACCGACGGCCGCCCCACAGCACTCCCGCCCGCCCTGCGCGAGATCCTCCAAACCCTCCTGCCCTGA
- a CDS encoding TIGR02186 family protein: MTRWLILLLFLALPARAEEVVLGLSKDIVQISTDFDGSDILIFGAVKRDSPITGDPLQVIVAVAGPHKPLNVWRQARRFGIWVNAHAVEVDSAPSFYAIATSAPWDTVISDTEDLRHRISIPRAIRSVGAPMDVPDAQSFTEAVIRIRSRDGTYQLLENTVTVREETLFNTAVSMPANLTEGTYPTRIFLTRGGTVVASYETEIEVRKVGLERWLYSLSRQQPLLYGLMSLFIAIAAGWGASAAFRVLRSQ; encoded by the coding sequence ATGACCCGCTGGCTGATCCTCCTCCTCTTCCTCGCCCTGCCCGCCCGCGCAGAGGAGGTCGTGCTGGGCCTGAGCAAGGACATCGTCCAGATCTCGACCGATTTCGACGGCTCTGACATCCTGATCTTCGGCGCGGTCAAACGCGATAGCCCGATCACCGGCGATCCGCTTCAGGTGATCGTCGCGGTCGCTGGCCCGCACAAACCGCTCAACGTCTGGCGTCAGGCGCGGCGGTTCGGCATCTGGGTCAACGCCCATGCGGTCGAGGTGGACTCCGCGCCCAGCTTTTACGCCATCGCCACTTCGGCCCCCTGGGACACGGTGATCTCGGACACAGAGGACTTGCGCCACCGGATCTCGATCCCAAGGGCCATCCGCTCCGTCGGGGCCCCGATGGACGTCCCCGACGCGCAAAGCTTTACAGAGGCGGTGATCCGCATCCGCAGCCGCGACGGCACCTACCAACTGCTCGAAAACACCGTAACCGTGCGCGAGGAAACCCTCTTCAACACCGCCGTCTCGATGCCCGCCAACCTGACCGAAGGCACCTACCCCACACGCATCTTCCTGACCCGCGGCGGCACCGTCGTCGCCTCCTATGAAACCGAAATAGAGGTGCGCAAGGTCGGACTTGAACGCTGGCTCTACAGCCTGTCGCGTCAACAACCGCTGCTCTACGGCCTGATGTCCCTGTTCATCGCCATCGCGGCGGGCTGGGGCGCCTCCGCCGCCTTTCGCGTCCTGAGATCACAGTGA
- a CDS encoding sulfite exporter TauE/SafE family protein — protein sequence MQVYLPIAEVSVNVFLLLGLGGLVGVLSGMFGVGGGFLMTPLLFFIGVPPAVAVATGANQIVAASVSGLMAHLKRKTVDLRMGTVLLIGGLVGAAIGVVLFNYLKSLGQVDLLINLCYVVFLGIIGALMFVESLNALRKSRRGTPAKRKKHNWIHALPFKIRFRTSGLYISVIPPLVVGLAVGVLAAVMGVGGGFIMVPAMIYLLNMPTKVVIGTSLFQIIFVTAFTTLLHATTNYTVDVMLAVLLLVGGVVGAQVGTTIGMRLRAEQLRILLAALVLLVCGKLALDLLLTPSELYVITEVPEP from the coding sequence ATGCAGGTGTACCTTCCCATCGCCGAAGTTTCCGTAAACGTCTTCCTCCTCCTCGGCCTTGGGGGGCTGGTCGGCGTGCTGTCCGGCATGTTCGGCGTCGGCGGCGGATTTCTGATGACTCCGCTGCTGTTTTTTATCGGCGTGCCGCCTGCTGTAGCCGTCGCCACCGGGGCCAACCAGATTGTCGCCGCATCGGTGTCCGGCCTGATGGCACACCTCAAACGCAAGACGGTCGATCTGCGAATGGGCACGGTCCTGCTGATCGGCGGCCTTGTCGGTGCGGCGATTGGCGTCGTGCTGTTCAACTACCTCAAATCGCTCGGCCAGGTCGACCTGCTGATCAACCTGTGCTACGTCGTCTTCCTCGGCATCATCGGCGCGCTGATGTTTGTCGAAAGCCTGAACGCCCTGCGCAAATCCCGCCGCGGCACCCCCGCCAAACGCAAGAAACACAACTGGATCCACGCGCTGCCGTTCAAGATCCGGTTCCGCACCTCCGGGCTGTATATCTCCGTCATACCGCCGCTGGTGGTGGGCCTTGCCGTAGGCGTACTGGCCGCCGTCATGGGCGTCGGCGGCGGCTTTATCATGGTGCCCGCCATGATTTACCTGCTCAACATGCCGACCAAGGTCGTCATCGGCACCTCGCTGTTCCAGATCATCTTTGTCACCGCCTTCACAACGCTGCTGCACGCCACGACCAACTACACGGTGGACGTGATGCTGGCGGTACTGCTGCTGGTGGGCGGCGTGGTGGGCGCGCAGGTCGGCACCACGATCGGCATGCGCCTGAGAGCCGAACAATTGCGCATCCTGCTGGCCGCACTCGTGCTGCTGGTCTGCGGAAAACTTGCGCTCGATCTGCTGCTGACCCCGTCAGAACTCTATGTCATCACCGAGGTGCCAGAGCCATGA
- a CDS encoding ABC transporter permease, whose translation MDFDTIIQVLDSTVRLSTPLLLACLAGLFSERSGIVDIGLEGKMLIAAFFSAAVAYLAVSNEAWTLHLPLTDGTIDMTWLRGWLPPVGWGLLAGIAASMVLSAIHGLASITFRGNQIISGVALNFLASGLTVLIAQTWFSQGGRTPSLVGGARFNELPLPFAETLRPVPVLGPIYADLISGHSILVYVAFLLVPLTWWILFRTRFGLRLRAVGEAPEAVDTAGVSVVGLRYASIAIAGVLCGLAGAYLATGLQAGFVREMTAGRGYIALAALIFAKWRPWYALGACLLFGFLQAVALRFQNIDLGAFVVPVQVMDALPYILTVVILAGFVGKAIPPRAGGEPYVKER comes from the coding sequence ATGGATTTCGATACAATCATTCAGGTGCTCGACAGCACCGTGCGCCTGTCCACCCCGCTGCTGCTGGCCTGCCTTGCGGGATTGTTTTCGGAACGCTCCGGCATTGTCGACATCGGGCTGGAAGGCAAGATGCTGATCGCCGCCTTTTTTTCCGCCGCGGTCGCCTACCTTGCCGTCAGCAACGAGGCCTGGACGCTTCATCTGCCGCTGACCGACGGAACCATAGACATGACCTGGCTTCGCGGCTGGTTGCCCCCGGTGGGCTGGGGGCTGCTGGCGGGGATCGCGGCCTCCATGGTGCTTTCGGCGATCCACGGGCTGGCCTCGATCACTTTTCGCGGCAACCAGATCATCTCGGGCGTGGCGCTCAACTTCCTTGCCTCGGGGCTGACCGTTCTGATTGCCCAAACGTGGTTTTCCCAAGGCGGGCGCACGCCGTCGCTGGTGGGCGGCGCACGGTTCAACGAATTGCCCCTGCCCTTTGCCGAGACGCTGCGCCCGGTGCCGGTGCTGGGGCCAATCTATGCCGATCTGATCTCGGGGCATTCGATCCTTGTCTATGTCGCGTTCCTGCTGGTGCCGCTGACATGGTGGATTCTGTTCCGCACCCGCTTTGGCCTGCGCCTGCGCGCGGTGGGCGAGGCTCCAGAGGCGGTGGATACCGCCGGCGTCTCTGTTGTCGGGCTGCGCTATGCCTCTATCGCCATAGCCGGTGTGCTGTGCGGTCTGGCCGGGGCCTATCTTGCCACCGGCCTGCAAGCGGGCTTTGTGCGCGAAATGACCGCCGGACGGGGCTATATCGCGCTTGCGGCGCTGATCTTTGCCAAATGGCGGCCTTGGTACGCACTGGGGGCCTGCCTGCTCTTTGGGTTCCTGCAGGCGGTGGCGCTGCGGTTCCAGAATATCGACCTTGGCGCCTTTGTGGTTCCGGTACAGGTCATGGACGCGCTGCCCTACATCCTGACCGTGGTCATCCTCGCCGGGTTCGTGGGCAAGGCGATCCCGCCCCGCGCTGGCGGAGAGCCCTACGTCAAAGAGCGGTAA
- a CDS encoding ABC transporter permease — translation MDKMPAWADAVLVPLISVLLAAVISALVILAIGENPITAFQLMVDGALMKSSGWGYTLYYATNFTFTGLAVAVAFQAKMFNIGGEGQALIGGLGVALACLYVPWPHWSIALIGATASSAIFGAAWAFIPGYLQAKRGSHVVITTIMFNFIASAVLNYVLVNVLKPKGAMEPASATFPETTFLPTFQDMFSTSETVLFRGSPANVSFFVAILACVLVWLLIWRTRLGYEIRAFGNSETAAKYAGISPVKITVITMLISGGLAGMMALNTTMGEAERLVLNAAEGAGFLGIAVALMGRSHPVGVFLAALLFGFLYQGGAELAFWTSIPRELVTVIQALVILFTGALDNMIRMPLEKIFLSFRKGDA, via the coding sequence ATGGATAAGATGCCAGCCTGGGCCGACGCGGTCCTTGTCCCCCTGATCTCGGTCCTGCTGGCCGCCGTCATTTCGGCGCTGGTGATCCTTGCCATCGGCGAAAACCCGATCACGGCCTTTCAGTTGATGGTCGACGGCGCGCTGATGAAATCCTCGGGCTGGGGCTATACGCTTTATTACGCCACCAACTTTACCTTTACCGGGCTTGCGGTTGCGGTCGCCTTTCAGGCCAAGATGTTCAATATCGGTGGCGAAGGACAGGCCCTGATCGGCGGCTTGGGCGTGGCGCTGGCCTGTCTGTATGTCCCGTGGCCACACTGGAGCATCGCGCTGATCGGGGCGACCGCCTCTTCGGCGATCTTCGGGGCCGCTTGGGCGTTCATTCCCGGCTATTTGCAAGCCAAGCGCGGCAGCCATGTCGTGATCACCACGATCATGTTCAATTTCATCGCCTCGGCGGTGCTGAACTACGTGCTGGTCAACGTGCTGAAGCCCAAAGGCGCGATGGAGCCAGCCTCGGCCACCTTTCCCGAAACCACCTTTCTGCCGACCTTTCAGGACATGTTTTCGACCTCTGAAACGGTTCTGTTTCGCGGCTCACCGGCAAACGTGTCCTTTTTCGTCGCCATCCTTGCCTGCGTTCTGGTCTGGCTGCTGATCTGGCGCACCCGGCTGGGGTATGAAATCCGCGCCTTTGGCAATTCAGAGACAGCCGCCAAATACGCCGGTATCTCGCCGGTCAAGATCACCGTCATTACCATGCTGATCTCGGGCGGACTGGCGGGCATGATGGCGCTCAACACCACCATGGGAGAGGCAGAGCGTCTGGTGCTCAACGCCGCCGAAGGCGCTGGTTTCCTTGGCATCGCCGTCGCGCTGATGGGCCGCTCACATCCCGTCGGTGTTTTTCTGGCGGCGCTCTTGTTCGGGTTTCTCTATCAGGGCGGGGCAGAGCTTGCCTTCTGGACCTCGATCCCCCGTGAACTGGTGACCGTCATTCAGGCCTTGGTGATCCTTTTCACCGGCGCATTGGACAACATGATCCGCATGCCGCTGGAAAAGATCTTTCTTTCCTTCCGTAAGGGAGACGCGTGA
- a CDS encoding type VI secretion system-associated protein TagO codes for MADLLRACLLPAVLAAAPAIASDGVYVACSFETLPDVVTHYPSDPLQDATLRFGGRAPVTLHVGQGRHRFETASVQGYGLTFAPQTGILQVSLDAQVLAEEQGTCLTVNGPVNTAPLQLATPTPTPTPTPTPTPTPTPTPEPVQVDPGKWQVSTSVSNFDDTATVVLSLPAENALYDRFGQTKSAALFLRCKENTTVFYVNAGGFFLSDIQGRDRVDMRVDTQKPFVKSMKVSTDNTALGLWNGGASIPVIKQLLGGETLFLRLTPHSESPLEIEFDIRGLEEALRPLTDACHW; via the coding sequence GACCTGCTGCGCGCCTGTCTCTTACCTGCGGTTCTGGCCGCGGCCCCCGCCATCGCGTCCGATGGCGTTTACGTGGCCTGTTCATTCGAAACCCTCCCCGATGTGGTCACCCACTACCCCTCTGACCCTTTGCAGGACGCGACTCTCAGGTTCGGTGGGCGGGCCCCGGTCACACTTCATGTCGGGCAGGGTCGACACCGATTTGAAACCGCCTCAGTCCAAGGCTACGGCCTAACCTTCGCCCCCCAGACCGGCATTCTACAGGTCAGTTTGGATGCACAGGTGCTCGCTGAAGAACAGGGGACCTGCCTGACCGTAAACGGCCCCGTTAATACCGCCCCGCTGCAGCTTGCCACGCCCACGCCCACGCCCACGCCCACGCCCACGCCCACGCCCACGCCCACGCCCACGCCCGAACCGGTGCAGGTCGATCCCGGCAAATGGCAAGTCTCCACTTCGGTGTCAAACTTTGACGACACCGCCACGGTTGTCCTGTCCCTGCCAGCTGAAAACGCGCTGTACGACCGGTTCGGTCAGACAAAATCCGCCGCCCTGTTCCTGCGCTGCAAGGAAAACACCACGGTTTTTTACGTCAACGCGGGCGGGTTCTTTCTGTCGGACATTCAGGGGCGGGACCGCGTCGACATGCGCGTGGATACGCAAAAGCCTTTTGTGAAGTCCATGAAGGTCTCGACGGACAACACAGCGCTTGGCCTGTGGAACGGTGGCGCCTCTATCCCGGTGATCAAGCAGTTGCTGGGAGGTGAGACATTGTTCCTGCGGCTGACGCCCCACAGTGAAAGCCCGCTGGAGATAGAATTCGACATACGCGGCCTTGAAGAGGCCCTGCGCCCGTTGACGGACGCATGTCATTGGTAA